A single window of Neurospora crassa OR74A linkage group VII, whole genome shotgun sequence DNA harbors:
- a CDS encoding methionine synthase, which yields MPLPAGVYRADHVGSFLRPKAILETREKVESQAATAEDLRKVEDEHIATVVREQIENGLQSVTDGEYRRAWFHIDFLQHLAGVEKRGHVTSTNVTSHGMTPPRLVVVGKLGHPNPIQVDDFNYVNKQVEAVKASSGASQTVTAKVCIPSPTMVYFRGGRDAIDADAYPTLEPLFDDIAKAYQAELDDLYAAGCRFVQLDDTNLAYLCDEGMSKEAAQRHGKTPAELTQQCVDIINASISKRPKDMTIGIHLCRGNFRSQWFAQGGYEPVAETLFKGLNVDVYFLEFDDARSGDFSPLRHLPEDKIVVLGVMSSKKAELDDKEAMIERLKEAASYCPRGLDQLCLSHQCGFSSTKEGNDLTVEEQWAKVRLEVEIAKQVWGDDLSQ from the coding sequence ATGCCTCTTCCTGCTGGAGTTTACCGCGCGGACCACGTCGGGTCCTTCCTTCGCCCCAAGGCCATCCTCGAGACCCGTGAAAAGGTCGAGAGCCAGGCCGCTACCGCCGAGGACCTGCGCAAGGTTGAGGACGAGCACATTGCTACCGTCGTCCGGGAGCAGATCGAGAACGGCCTCCAGTCCGTGACCGACGGTGAATACCGCCGCGCGTGGTTCCACATCGACTTCCTGCAGCATCTGGCCGGTGTCGAGAAGCGCGGCCATGTCACGTCTACCAACGTCACGTCGCACGGCATGACTCCTCCCCgacttgttgttgtcggaaAGTTGGGCCACCCGAACCCCATCCAGGTCGACGACTTCAACTACGTGAACAAGCAGGTGGAGGCGGTTAAGGCCTCCTCGGGCGCCAGCCAGACCGTCACCGCCAAGGTGTGCATTCCCAGCCCGACCATGGTGTACTTCCGCGGCGGCCGCGACGCCATCGACGCCGACGCCTATCCCACGCTCGAGCCGCTCTTCGACGACATCGCCAAGGCCTACCAGGCCGAGCTTGACGACCTGTACGCCGCCGGCTGCCGCTTCGTTCAGCTGGACGACACCAATCTGGCCTACCTCTGTGACGAGGGCATGAGCAAGGAGGCCGCGCAGCGCCACGGCAAGACGCCCGCTGAGCTCACCCAGCAGTGCgtcgacatcatcaacgcCTCCATCAGCAAGAGGCCCAAGGACATGACCATCGGCATCCACCTGTGCCGCGGCAACTTCCGCTCGCAGTGGTTCGCCCAGGGCGGCTACGAGCCCGTGGCTGAGACTCTCTTCAAGGGCCTCAATGTCGACGTGTACTTCCTCGAGTTCGACGACGCGCGTTCCGGCGATTTCTCTCCGCTCCGTCACCTGCCCGAGGACAAGATTGTGGTATTGGGCGTCATGTCGAGCAAGAAGGCCGAGCTGGACGACAAGGAGGCCATGATCGAGAGGTTGAAGGAGGCCGCGTCATACTGCCCCAGGGGCCTGGACCAGCTGTGCTTGTCGCACCAGTGCGGTTTCAGCTCGAccaaggaaggaaacgacTTGACAGTGGAGGAGCAGTGGGCCAAGGTGCGCCTCGAGGTTGAAATCGCCAAGCAGGTTTGGGGTGACGATCTCTCGCAGTAA
- the nop-1 gene encoding opsin-1, which produces MIHPEQVADMLRPTTSTTSSHVPGPVPTVVPTPTEYQTLGETGHRTLWVTFALMVLSSGIFALLSWNVPTSKRLFHVITTLITVVASLSYFAMATGHATTFNCDTAWDHHKHVPDTSHQVCRQVFWGRYVDWALTTPLLLLELCLLAGVDGAHTLMAIVADVIMVLCGLFAALGEGGNTAQKWGWYTIGCFSYLFVIWHVALHGSRTVTAKGRGVSRLFTGLAVFALLLWTAYPIIWGIAGGARRTNVDTEILIYTVLDLLAKPVFGFWLLLSHRAMPETNIDLPGYWSHGLATEGRIRIGEED; this is translated from the exons ATGATCCATCCAGAGCAAGTCGCCGACATGCTTCGGCCCACCACATCCACCACATCCAGCCATGTGCCGGGACCAGTCCCGACCGTGGTCC CTACCCCAACAGAGTATCAAACCCTTGGCGAAACAGGCCACCGCACTCTATGGGTGACCTTCGCCCTCATGGTGCTCTCGTCGGGCATCTTTGCCCTCCTGTCGTGGAACGTGCCGACCTCAAAGCGTCTGTTCCACGTCATCACAACGCTCATCACCGTCGTTGCCTCGCTCTCGTACTTCGCCATGGCCACGGGCCACGCCACCACCTTCAACTGTGACACCGCTTGGGACCACCATAAGCACGTGCCCGACACCTCACACCAGGTGTGTCGCCAGGTGTTCTGGGGCCGCTACGTCGACTGGGCCTTGACCACgccgctgttgctgctggagcTGTGCCTGCTGGCCGGCGTTGATGGCGCTCACACGCTGATGGCGATTGTGGCGGACGTGATTATGGTGCTGTGCGGCCTGTTCGCGGCGctgggagagggaggaaatACGGCGCAGAAGTGGGGATGGTACACCATTGGATGTTTCTCGTACCTCTTCGTCATCTGGCATGTGGCGCTTCATGGCAGCAGGACTGTTACAGCCAAGGGACGTGGTGTCTCGAGGCTATTTACCGGTTTGGCTGTGTTTGCGCTGTTGCTGTGGACTGCGTATCCCAT TATTTGGGGAATCGCCGGTGGTGCTCGCAGAACGAATGTCGATACCGAGATCTTGATTTACACCGTTCTCGACTTGCTCGCCAAGCCCGTCTTTGGtttctggttgttgttgagccATCGGGCTATGCCCGAGACCAATATTGACCTCCCTGGCTACTGGTCTCATGGCCTTGCTACTGAGGGTAGAATCCGCATCGGCGAGGAGGACTAA
- the hgt-1 gene encoding MFS monosaccharide transporter: MSSAHEKETAPTAAHIGLAHTQDVERIEAPVTWKAYLICAFASFGGIFFGYDSGYINGVLGSQIFIDAVEGTSPVRDALSESHQSLVVSILSCGTFFGALIAGDLADMIGRKWTVILGCLIYLIGCVIQMITGLGDALGAIVAGRLIAGIGVGFESAVVILYMSEICPRKVRGALVAGYQFCITIGLMLASCVVYATQDRPDTGAYRIPIAIQFIWALILAGGLMCLPDSPRYFVKKGNLAAATSSLSRLRGQDPNSEYIQVELAEIVANEEYERQLIPSTTWFGSWANCFKGSLWKANSNLRKTILGTSLQMMQQWTGVNFIFYYSTPFLKSTGAISNTFLISMVFTIINVFSTPISFWTVERFGRRTILFWGALGMLICQFLVAIIGVTVGFNKTHMGPDGESMANNVSAVNAQIAFIAIFIFFFASTWGPGAWILIGEIFPLPIRSRGVGLSTASNWLWNTIIAVITPYMVGEQRGNLKSSVFFVWGGLCTCAFIYTYFLVPETKGLSLEQVDKMMEETTPRTSAKWKPRTTFAHAAEDGMLNVPAEKQV, encoded by the exons ATGTCGTCCGCCCACGAGAAGGAGACGGCTCCTACAGCAGCCCACATTGGGCTCGCTCACACCCAAGATGTCGAACGCATCGAAGCCCCCGTCACATGGAAGGCCTACCTCATTTGCGCCTTCGCCTCATTCGGTGGTATCTTCTTCGGTTATGACTCCGGTTATATCAACGGCGTTCTCGGCTCGCAGATCTTCATCGATGCCGTCGAAGGCACCTCCCCCGTCCGCGATGCGCTTTCTGAATCCCACCAGTCCCTCGTCGTCTCTATCCTGTCCTGCGGTACCTTCTTTGGCGCCCTCATTGCCGGTGATCTCGCCGACATGATCGGCCGCAAGTGGACCGTCATTCTCGGCTGTCTCATCTACCTGATTGGTTGCGTGATCCAGATGATCACTGGTCTTGGTGATGCTCTCGGTGCTATCGTTGCTGGCCGTCTTATTGCTGGTATCGGTGTGGGTTTCGAGTCCGCCGTCGTCATTCTGTACATGTCTGAGATT TGCCCTCGCAAGGTCCGTGGTGCCTTGGTCGCCGGTTACCAATTCTGCATCACCATCGGTCTTATGCTTGCTTCTTGCGTCGTCTACGCAACTCAGGACAGGCCGGATACCGGTGCTTACCGTATTCCTATCGCCATCCAGTTCATCTGGGCTCTCATCCTTGCCGGTGGTCTCATGTGTCTTCCCGACTCTCCCCGGTACTTCGTCAAGAAGGGTAACCTCGCTGCTGCTACCAGCTCTCTGTCCCGTCTTCGTGGCCAGGACCCCAACTCCGAGTACATCCAGGTCGAGCTTGCTGAGATCGTCGCCAACGAGGAGTACGAGCGTCAGCTTattccctccaccacctgGTTCGGCTCCTGGGCCAACTGCTTCAAGGGTTCTCTCTGGAAGGCCAACTCCAACCTCCGCAAGACTATTCTTGGTACCTCTCTTCAGATGATGCAGCAATG GACCGGTGTCAACTTCATCTTCTACTACTCCACCCCTTTCCTTAAGTCTACCGGTGCCATCTCCAACaccttcttgatctccatggtcttcaccatcatcaacgtcTTCTCCACTCCCATCTCCTTCTGGACGGTCGAGCGCTTCGGCCGCCGCACTATCCTCTTCTGGGGTGCCCTCGGCATGCTCATCTGCCAGTTCCTCGTCGCCATTATCGGTGTCACCGTCGGCTTCAACAAGACCCACATGGGCCCCGACGGCGAGTCCATGGCCAACAATGTCAGCGCCGTAAACGCCCAGATTGCCTTCATCGCCatctttatcttcttcttcgcctccaCCTGGGGTCCTGGTGCTTGGATCTTGATTGGCGAGATCTTCCCTCTTCCCATCCGTTCGCGCGGTGTTGGTCTGTCCACTGCCTCCAACTGGCTCTGGAACACCATCATCGCCGTCATCACCCCTTACATGGTTGGCGAGCAGCGCGGCAACCTTAAATcgtccgtcttcttcgtctggGGCGGTCTTTGCACCTGTGCCTTCATCTACACTTACTTCCTCGTGCCTGAGACCAAGGGACTCTCGCTCGAGCAGGTCgacaagatgatggaggagacgACCCCCAGGACTTcggccaagtggaagcctcGCACCACCTTTGCCCACGCGGCTGAGGATGGTATGCTCAACGTACCTGCTGAGAAGCAGGTTTAA